A single Lolium perenne isolate Kyuss_39 chromosome 6, Kyuss_2.0, whole genome shotgun sequence DNA region contains:
- the LOC127310348 gene encoding F-box/LRR-repeat protein At4g14103-like, with amino-acid sequence MATSPHVEPPCDGGCRDRLSDLPDGVLGTILSFLPTKEAARAAALARRWRRTFAGVDTISFVQREAHDNENYTFMKEALERRSRNGDFIDEVNAALLCRRRCGGHAAPRVFCVNFGRYDCWDWPMLDRWLYYVLNRSARELHLDLRLQHALVGERYLGEPRYSDGADSDADFPASSECNAYGYDAHEYKLPRRLFSCAAIRTLCLGACSLQPPELIALPFLETLVLSNIRRLGTNIQRLVSSCPRLIDLTLERCGEEAKCFKTPAPDHSYTITVLDRHLRRFAIRCCHNLVRASIDASELREIDYRGAVPSESHLDLRGVDKKISSCSIGFCGTKVYKGEFPRFRKLLDKFTGTRHLHLDSTHLGSDIGSKSFAGFPSLPNLVRLELSGYLRIGSIEAMTRILDQAPSVEVLSLFLKPTYQERFETDWPNLHELRAEIVVQDISVSCLRNRVRRINLVNYQGHKAQRKVAKLLFCNALVLEQGCVVFPRGPHEVQLELKNEIEGWVVNKSAKIIF; translated from the coding sequence ATGGCTACCTCCCCGCATGTGGAGCCGCCGTGCGATGGAGGCTGCAGAGACCGCCTGAGCGACCTCCCGGATGGCGTCCTCGGCACCATCCTCTCCTTCCTCCCCACAAAGgaggccgcccgcgccgccgcgctCGCAAGACGCTGGCGCCGCACGTTCGCCGGCGTCGACACCATCTCCTTCGTGCAGCGCGAGGCCCACGACAACGAAAACTACACCTTCATGAAGGAAGCCTTGGAGCGCCGGAGCCGGAACGGGGACTTCATCGACGAGGTCAACGCCGCGCTCctctgccgccgccgctgcggcGGCCACGCGGCGCCGCGCGTCTTCTGCGTCAACTTCGGCCGCTACGACTGCTGGGACTGGCCCATGCTTGACCGGTGGCTCTACTACGTCCTCAACCGCAGCGCGCGGGAGCTCCACCTTGACCTGCGCCTCCAGCACGCCCTCGTCGGCGAGCGCTACCTCGGCGAGCCCCGTTACTCCGACGGGGCCGACAGCGACGCTGATTTCCCGGCGTCTAGCGAGTGCAATGCGTACGGCTACGACGCGCATGAGTACAAGCTCCCGCGGAGGCTCTTCTCCTGCGCCGCCATACGGACGCTCTGCCTCGGCGCCTGCTCGCTCCAACCACCGGAGCTCATCGCCCTACCTTTCCTCGAGACGTTGGTTCTTAGCAACATCAGGAGATTGGGTACCAACATCCAGCGCCTCGTCTCTAGTTGCCCACGCCTCATCGATCTCACGCTGGAGAGGTGCGGCGAAGAAGCCAAGTGTTTCAAAACCCCTGCTCCTGACCATAGCTACACCATCACCGTCCTCGATAGGCACCTCCGTAGATTCGCGATACGGTGTTGTCACAACCTGGTCAGAGCCAGCATCGACGCTTCGGAGCTAAGAGAGATTGATTACAGAGGCGCCGTCCCCTCGGAGTCGCACCTCGACCTGCGCGGTGTCGACAAGAAGATCTCTTCGTGCTCCATCGGTTTCTGCGGCACGAAGGTTTACAAGGGGGAGTTTCCCCGGTTCAGAAAGCTCCTTGATAAGTTCACCGGTACGAGACATCTGCATCTAGATTCTACTCATCTCGGATCAGACATCGGGAGTAAATCTTTCGCGGGATTCCCCTCCTTACCCAACCTCGTGCGGCTTGAGCTGTCAGGATACCTTCGAATCGGTAGCATTGAGGCAATGACTAGGATACTCGACCAGGCTCCGAGCGTTGAGGTTTTATCGCTGTTTCTCAAGCCAACCTACCAGGAGAGGTTTGAAACCGACTGGCCGAACTTGCACGAGCTCCGCGCTGAGATTGTGGTTCAGGATATTTCGGTATCATGCTTGCGGAATCGAGTGAGGCGCATCAATCTTGTGAACTACCAGGGCCATAAGGCACAGAGAAAAGTGGCCAAGCTGCTATTTTGCAATGCGTTGGTTCTTGAACAAGGGTGTGTTGTGTTCCCGAGGGGTCCCCATGAGGTGCAGTTAGAACTGAAGAATGAAATTGAAGGATGGGTGGTGAACAAATCCGCAAAGATAATTTTCTAA